CCCACCTCCGGTCGACCCCGCCCCGACTCCTTGCCCGACGCCGCCTGACAAACCCTCGCGACGAACCCACCTCCGGGCACCGGCTCTTGCCCGGATTTTCTGCGAGATGGCCCCTGACAGACCTTCGCGACAGGAGCATGGTCCCACCTCCGGTCGACCCCGCCCCGACTCCTTGCCCGACGCCGCCTGACAAACCCTCGCAACGGGCTTGGCGGCCACCTCGGGCACACGGTCGCATCCACTCCAATCCAGCGTGCTTTTCGGCCCCCTCTTGCCGATGCCGGGGAATGGGCGGAGAGTGTGGCAATCGGTTGAAAGCGGGGCTTGAGCCGGTTTGACGCATACGGCGTGCTTCTGGTAAACTCCCGGGCACGGTCGCGGTGTCTCCGCCTCACACCCGTGAACCGGCATCAGGGCAAGTGCACTTGAGCGACTATCTCGCATATGGAACAGGCTTCGGATCATCCCGCGCGGTGCTTCCTTCCGGCTCCTCTCGTGCCGCTGGTTTCAGACGAGTTGGTGTGTCCCATTCTCCGGCCCGCCGGGAGGTGATTCTGTGATCCGGAAGTCCTCTGCGTTGTTCGCCGCCTTCCTGCCTGTTCTGATCGCTGCGTTGCTTCCCGCGGATGCCCTTGCGTCCAGCCTCCACGCGCGCGTGCGGTTCGACCCGTCCGACCTTTCCGTACAGGAGGCGCCGCACGGTTCCCGCGCGGACCTTTCCGGAGCAATAGAAGTGGGTGGGGAGGATGCCCCTGTCCTCCCCATGGCGGTTCGTGTGTTCTATGTGCCGGAAGGTCAGGAAGTCACAGGAGTGACGGTGACCCCCGGTGCGGAGGTTCTACTGGAGGGGGTCTCTCTCCGCGCTCCGATCGCCTCCGCGGCGGAGGAGTCGGGGAGAACAGTCCACCGGGCATTCCCGGCGGGCGCGCGCGGCGACGGTGGCGGGATGGTGCCGGAACGGGCGGGCGTGTCGCTCGGCGGCGGGAACATGGCCGGGCATCGCCTTCACACGGTGGCGCTCTTCCCGGTGCGATGGTCTCCCGCGGACGGTTCCGTTCGCTTTACCCGCACCTTTGATGTGGAACTGCAGCTTCGCCCGTCCGGAACACTCCCGGGACTGGCGCGAAGCCGCCCGCTGGGAGGGGTTGCGGGGCGCAGCATGGCGGCCGGACTTTCCGGCATGGTGGCAAATCCCGCCGACCTTCCCGTGAGTGTCCTCCTTCCGGAGAGTTCGCCGCATCCGACCGGGCTTTCCGGGAGGGGACTCCCGGGGAGCATCGGGAGTTTCGTGGAGATGGTGATCGTGACCACGGATTCGCTGGCCCCTTCATTCCAGGAACTTGCGGACTGGAAGACCGCGAAAGGGGTTCCCGCGGTCGTTCGCACCGTCGAGTGGATCGAAGCGAACTACCCCGGCGGGCATGACCTCCCAGAGAGGATTCGCCTCTTCCTGCGGGATGCGCACTCCCGGTGGGGAACAGGACTCGCTCTCCTCGGAGGAGATTACGCGCTGGTTCCGCCCCGGGCAGCCTTCAACCGGTTCTACTACGGCGGTTCGGAGATCCCGACGGATCAGTACTACGCCTGTCTGGACGGAGACTGGAACGGGGACGGAGATGAATACTACGGTGAGGGAGAGTACAACTCGGACCCTGGAGATTCCGTAGACCTGTTCCCGGACATTTTCGTGGGAAGGGCTCCGGTGCAAAGTGTCGCGGAGGTGAACAACTTCGTTGCGAAGTCGCGCCTTTATGCAACGGGGCCGCCCGCCGGGTATGTCGAGGATCACACGGTGTTCGGGGAAGTGCTGTTTCCGTCGGACTGGGAGTACGGCGACTCTCAGTCGATCATCACGCTGGACGGGAAGGCGCTTGCTCAGGCAATGGACAGCCATGTCGCGCCGTCGTGGGCCAGGACGAAGCTCTATCAGAGCGACGGCGGTCTCAACCGGGATCTCGCGCTGGCACAGTTGTCGCGCGGCCCGCATATGCTCACGATCATGGGACACGGAGATGCGTTCAAGTTCTCGGTGGGGGATTCGCCCAATCCGCTCATCTATGTGGCGGATACGGATTCGCTCACGAACTGGCCCCACCTCACGATGGTCATGGCGACTGCATGCAATCCGAATCAGTTCGATCTGGAGTGTCAGGGCGAAAGCCTGATGAACAACCCCACCGGCGGAGCGGTTTGCGTGGTCGGCCCCACGAGAGTGGACTTCCCGGTCTCCTCTTCGGCGTTCCACGAGGGCATGTACCGGCTCATGTTCGACCACGGAGTCACGGGGCTTGGCGCGGCGAACCAGATGCATCGGATTCCGTATGCGGCGATTTCCGTGTCGGATGCCACATCAGATCGGTGGACCCTCCTGACGAAGATCCTCATGGGCGACCCGGAGCTGAGTCTCTGGACGCGGGAACCACAGGATCTTGTGGTGACCCACGCGGGTGCGGTGACGCATGGCCTGACTTCTCTCACGGTGTCCGTGGCGGATACCACCGGCACTCCTCTGGCCGATGCGCTGGTCTGCGTAAGCGGCCCGGGCGGCACCTACGGCCGCGCTGTCACGGATGTCAGCGGACAGGCGGCGCTGGATCTATCGGCGGGCGACACGGATTCCCTGTCGGTGGTGGTGACGCTTCCCGAGTATCTCCCGTATGTCGGGTCGACGCTGATCACTCCCGCGGCGGGCGCATTGCTGGCGCTCTCGTCGCACGAGACGGATGACGACTCCACCGGTGGATCCTCCGGCAACGGGGACGGAACGATCGATGCGGGCGAGACGGTGGAGCTGGACCTTCTCCTGGCGAACGATGGGGGAGCGAACGCGTCGGCCGTTTCGGTGGCGGCCTCCGTGGAGGCGGGGTCTTCCGCCACCTTCGATCTGTTCGTCAACGGTATCCGGAATCCGGCGGCGGTGTTCATCGGTCCGGACCGTGTGAATCCCCCCGCGGTTCCTTTCACCATCGACTTCGCCGCCCCCTTTGCGCCCACGGAAGGCAAGCCGAGTTTTGTCTTCACCGCGCACGCGACGGCGGGCGATGTCGGGGTATTCCTCTGGCAGGATGACAGCGGATGGCACCTGGAGTGGGGAACGGGGATGAGTTCGATGACCGTTGCGGGAATGATGCAGACGGACGGGCGTTTTCGGTCCGTCGCCCCCACGAAGCTGGAAGACGGCGCGGATGGAATCACGCTCAACCCGACTTCGACGCAGGTGAACTTCGCCGGAACGGTCGACTCGGATGACCTGGCCGATGCGTTCGACTTCAGCATGGCCGACAGCACCATGCTGTCTGTCGTATCCGCAAGCGCTTCCGTGGGGACGGTTGCGGCCGGGGGGACGGGTTCGGGAACCGTGTCCGTGGGCGTGTCCGGTGCCGCGCGCGCGGGGCAGGTGGCCTATGTGGATCTGGAGATCTCCTCCGCGTCCGGAGGCCCGTGGAGCGCGTCGATTCCTGTGGTCTTCGCGGGGCCGGCTTTGTCGGCCTTCGTGATTGCCGTGGACGACTCGTCCGGTGCGCCGGTCTCCGGGGACGGGGACGGCATCGTGGAAGTGGGCGAAACCGTGCGCCTCACCACCCGCGTTGCCAATCGCGGGAACGGGGCGGCCGATGGCGTCACGGGTGTCGTGAGTGCGGCCACCGGGATCGCCTTCGTGGATTCCACGGACTCCTTCGGAGCGATCGCCGCGGGCGAGGAAGCCTCCGGCGTGGGCGGGTTCCTCTTCACCGTGACCGATCCCTCCGGCGTGTCGGTGGACCTTTCCATCACCGACTCCGTGGGACGCGCATGGGACAAGACCGTGGAGTTCGTGGCACCGTCCGCACCGACGGACCTTTCGTTTACTTCGACCGAGAGCGTCATCACGCTGACATGGGAGGCTTCTGCGGACGCGGACCTGGCCGGGTACAACCTGTACCGCAGCCCGACCAGCGGCTCCGGGTTTGATCGCGTTCACTTTGATCTTCTTCGTACCGGGACGCGATTTGTGGATGCGGGGCTGTCTCTGTCGTCGGCGTTCTACTACCGCGTGGCCGCGGTGGATTCGTCCGGAAACGAAAGCGCCGCCTCCGACGAACTCTTCACATGGACCACGCAGCGGCAGCTGCCCGGGTGGCCACAGAACGCCGGAAGCAATGTCTTCGCGTCGATTCTCTCTGGAGATTCCGACGGCGACGGCGATGGCGAAGTCTTCGTCGGATCGCAGAATTTCAGTCTTCACGCATGGAACTCGGACGGGACCGTGATCTCCGGCTTCCCGGTGTCCACCAGCAATCAGATCTGGGGCACGCCCGCCATGGCGGACCTCGACGGGGACAACGATCAGGAGATCCTCTGGGGGTCGATGGATACCCGGGTCTACCTGGTGCACCACGACGGCTCGCCGGTGTTCGGCTCGTCGGCGCTCTTTGTGGATCTGCCGCTCGCGGGCGAGATGGTCCGGTCCACGCCGTGCTTCGCGGATGTGGATCTGGACAGCGAACTGGAGTTCATCGTCGGGACAGGCATCGGGACGCTGTACGGTTTCAATCATGACGGAACGACGATGGGCGACAGCACCGGGTTGATCTACACGGCGTCTCCCGGGAACTCCTCCGCGCGAATCTGGGGACCGATGCCCGTGGTCGATCTGGAGGACGACGGGTCGATGGAGATCGTGTTCGCAAGCTGGAACAACAAGGTCTACGCCATCGACTCCGACGGAAATCTGAAGCCGGGCTTCCCCCGAAGCGGCACCTCCGACTTCCGGAGCGGAGCGGTGGTGGCGGATCTGGATGTGGACGGCACGATGGAGATTCTCGCCGGGTCCATCGACCGCAACCTCTATGTGTTTGATCACGACGGGGGCGACTACCTCCCGGGCGGGTCGTTCCATCTCTTCCCGGGAGATCTGCGAAGCGTTCCCGCGATCGGCCAGCTGGACGCGGACCCGGAACTGGAGATCGTGGTGTCGTGCATGGACGGACATCTCTACGCCTACAACCATGACGGAACCGGTCTCCTCAATCCGAACGGGCTCTTTGCTTCCATTGACTCGGCGAGCGCCATTTCCGCCAGCCCGATCCTCGTGGATGTGGACGGGGATCTGGACTTTGAGGTTTTCGTGGGCCATCGAAACGGCAGCTTCTACGGTTTCCATCACGACGGGACGGGCCTGGTGGGAATGCCGGTTCCCACGGCGTCGAGCATCTACGCCACGGCATCCGCGAGCGATCTCGATGGAGACGGAGACATCGAGGTGGTCTTCGCGTCCTATGACCAGACGGTGAATGTGCTGGACTTCGACGGGCCGTCTGTCCCCGAAGCCTATGAGTGGGCGACCTATGCGGGGAACTCGCGCCGGACCGGCGTGTACGGCGACTCCGATCTGTCCGAGACGGGCGTGGGGGTCGGGATGTCCGCCTCCCCGGCCTTCGCCCTCTCGGCTGCGGTTCCCAACCCGTTCCACCGCGCCACGACCATCCGGTTCGCGCTTCCCGAGAACGGTCCGGCGACGCTCCGGGTGTTCAATGTGTCCGGGCAACTGGTCAAGACGCTGGTGACCGCTCCCATGGAGCGCGGAGACCATTCGGTCCGGTGGGACGGCCGCGATGCCACCGGGCTTCGCCTTTCCTCCGGCGTGTACTTCTACCGACTGGACTCCGCAGGGTTGACGAAGACCCGCAAGACGCTGCTTCTCCGATAATCGGGAGGGCGGACGGAGTGCCGCCCTCCGTTGACAGGCGTCCCCGCGCGGGGGATGTTCCCACGGTCGCATTCACCCGACTTCCGGAGAGTCTCCGTGCGCCGAACCCGCATTGTGGCCACGCTCGGCCCCTCCTCCGAGTCGCCCGAGGTGGTGGCGGCGCTCCTCGCGGCCGGAGTCGATGTCTTCCGGCTGAACTACTCCCACGGAACCCACGCGGATCACGGGCGAGTTCTGGAGGTCGTGCGCCGCGCCGCTGTGGACGCGGGGCGGGATGTTGCGGTCCTTCAGGACCTGGGCGGCCCGAAGATCCGGACGGGCGAAGTCTCCGGCGGCGGGACGATCCGTTGGGAGACGGGCGCGCGAATCACCCTTGCGGAGGGGGCGGTGCCTCTGTCTCCGGGGGTTCTCTCGACGAATCTGGCGCATCTCGGCGGTCAGTTGCAGGTGGGGCATCGCGTGCTGCTTTCCGACGGGCGTGTGGCACTGCGCGTGACTGCGGCGAACGGTCCCCCGGAAATGGAAGTCGTGCTTGGAGGCGAGACGCGCTCCCGCGCGGGGGTCAACCTTCCCGACACCGAACTGGGCGTGCCTTCCTTCACCGACAAGGATCGCGGAGACCTGGGTCACGGGTTGGCCGGGGGCGTGGAGTTGGTGGCGCTGTCATTCGTGCGGGCGGCGTCCGATCTGGATGCGCCACGCGAAGTCGCGGAGGAGGCGGGGAAGGACCTGTTCCTCGTGGCGAAGATCGAGAAGCCCGAAGCCGTCGACCGGCTGGATGGAATCCTCGACGCGGCAGATGCCGTCATGGTGGCGCGAGGGGACCTTGGTGTGGAGATGCCTCCGGAGGAAGTACCGTTTCTCCAGAAGCGGATCATTGCCGCTGCGAACGCACGGAGGATGCCGGTCATCACGGCCACCCAGATGCTGGAGTCGATGATGGACCGGCCCGTGCCGACCCGTGCCGAGGCTTCGGATGTCGCGAACGCCATTCTCGACGGTACGGACGCCGTCATGCTTTCCGGGGAAACAGCGGTCGGTGCCTTTCCGGTGGAGGCGGTGCGTGTGATGGACCGCATCGCCCGGCGGGCGGACCTCTTCGTGCGTGCGCCGGTGGATGCACGCAATCCGTCCGGCGACGATCCCATGCTGCCGGTTGCACTTGCCGCAGGGCGCATTGCGGAAGAGGTGGATGCGTGCGCTCTGGTCGTTTTCACCGAATCGGGGAGGACGGCTCGCTTTGTATCGTCGCATCGGCCGTCGGTCCCGGTAATCGCGCTGACTCCGAAGCGGTCCTCGGCATTGGGGCTTGCGCTGTCGTGGGGGGTGAGGGCGGTGGAGATGCCTTTCGTGGATTCCATGGAGGAGATGCTCACTGACGGAGAGCAGCTCCTCATCGATTCCGGGTTTGTTCGGCAGGGAGACCGCGTCGTGGTGGTTTCCGGCAGTCGTTCGGGGCGTCCGGGGGGGACGCACCTCCTCAAAGTCATGACTGTCGGGGAGATGGACGATTCCGGCACAGACCGCTCATGACGCACGCTTCCACGCCGGGGCTGCCCGTGATAGGATCTTTGCCGATCGTGCTGTGTTGGATGGAAGAACCCCCTGGGGAGAGACGACGAACATGAGATCCATTCCGAACCGTATTGTTCCGGCGACCGCCGCATTCCTTCTGGCGCTGGGCGCTTTCCTTCTCGGGTCGGGCGCACTGGCCGCCGAAGAGGACCCCCGTCTTATGCTGGTCTACTCCACGGATGAACGGAGCGAACTCCTTCCCTGTGGTTGAAAGTCCAAAGACAAGGGTGGGCTGGCCCGGCGGGCCGGCGAGATTGATTTGATGAGGGCGGCCGGCGAGAATGTCTTCCTGTGTGCGGCCGGGGACTTCACGGAGTACAAGAGTGCGCGACGCGCTTCCATGGACGACACGCGCGGAAAGGCCGCGAGCATCTGCCGTGTTCTGGGCATGCTGGGATATGACGCGATCGGGCTTGGCGAGAAGGACCTGGCGTTCGGGACCGCCTTCCTGGAGAAGCATGCGGCAGAAGAGGGCCTTCCCCTGACCTCGGCCAACGCACGCGATGCCACCACGAATGAACCGCTGTTCTCCCCGTTCATCATCGCGGAGAGGAACGGCGTGCGTGTGGGCTTCCTTTCGGTGACCGCTCCGGAGCGGCACATCGTCTCGCAGGTGGAGGATGTGCTGGTTGCGGAGGGCATCACGATCGCGGACCCCACGGTGTCTGCGGAGGAGTACCTGCCCCAGTTGCGGGCGACCACGGATGTCGTGGTTCTTCTGGCGCATACCGGCATTGAGACGGCCACATTCCTCGCGGAGGATCTGGATGTGGATGTCGTCGTGGTGGGGCACTTCCCGGCGATCGAGGAGCAACCCCGCGACCTGGACGGCACGCTGGTGGTGATGGCCGGAGGCAAGAGCGATCACTTCGGCAAGCTGGAGATTACCCTCGACGAAGACCGCTCCATGAAGTCCTGGCACGGTGAGGCGGTTCGTCTGCTCGCGACGGGCCCGGAGGATCCTGAGATCGCGGCCATTGCGAAGGCTGCGGACGAAAAGGAGAAGGCGCAGAAGCGGGACAGGCAACTGCAGTCTCAGCGCAAACGGGAACTGGAACTGGCCCGCGCGGACAAGGAGAAGATCCACGACCGTGGCGGTATCTTCGGGGCCGAGTCGTGCAAGTCATGTCACCAGGACATCTACGACTCGTGGATGGAAACACCGCACGCCGCCGCATTCGCGACGCTTGCCGAAGCGGATGCCTGGGATCGACCGGAATGCGTGGGATGTCACATCACCGGGCCGGAGCGGACGAGGGTTGTGGAAGATCCCAATGTGGCTCCCGAGGTGTGGAATGTGCAGTGCGAAGCGTGCCACGGAAGCGGACTGGAGCACACGCGTGACGGCTCTTATGTGACGGCCGGAGAGGCGCTCTGCGTGGAGTGCCATGACCCCGACAACAGTCCGGACTTCGACTACGCAACCTACGCATCCTACGGTGTTCATTGATCGCCGGGATGGATCGGCCCATTCGCGGCCGCACACATCGCGCACGGATCGTGACCGCATTCGCGATGGCGATGGCAGTTCCCCAGTTCGTGCCGGCTGACGCCGTGGCCTGGGGTGAACGCACGCATGAGATCATCAACCGCCGCGCGGTGGACTTTCTGCCGGACGCACAGCGGGCCGCATGGAGCGGGCTGGCGGTTCCTCTGGGCGGGCACGCCAGCGATGCGGACCATCGGAAGTCGTTCGACAAGGACGAAGGTCAGCGCCACTTCATCGATATCGACGCGCACGACGACCCGCCCTTTGCGAAAGTCCCACGCACTTTCGAAGGGCTGAAAGACAAGGTGGGGGCGGAAGAGGCCCTCCGGTGGGGGATCGTCCCGTGGGCAATCGACGACGCTTACCGGATGTTCGTGATCTCCATGGAGCGCGGCGACTGGGGGTCGGCGGTGGCATGGGGAGCGGACCTTGGCCATTATGTCGCGGACTCACACCAACCGCTTCACTGCACCATGAACTATGACGGGCAGAGTACCGGAAACCGTGGCGTCCATGTGCGCTTCGAAATCACGATGATGGACCGGTACTACCAGGAGGGGGCGCTTCCCGCGGACGGGGAAGGGGACGAACCGATGCCGTACGGGGGGGCTCCGGCTGCGTACTGCCTGGACTGGATCCCGCTGGCCTACGACGGGCTTTCCTCCATCCTGGACGCGGATACCAGGGCGCAGAGCGCGGATTCCGATTTCGGCGACGAATACTACCGGATCATGTGGGAGGGAACGGCCCCGACTGCCCGCCTTCAGGTTCATCGAGCCGCGCGGGATCTGGCGGTGCTCTACGCAGCCGCCTGGGAGGAAGCGGGGAGTCCAGTACCTCCCGAAGTGATGCCTCCCGCGGTCGCTCTGCCTCGGGAACTGCTGAACGGCCCGGTGGGGGAAGAGGTTCCACTGAAGCGCGCAGCGTATGTCGTGGCGGGCATCGCGGTGGTGGGGGCGTTCCTGCTTGGGGGGCTCTAGGTCGCGCAGAGCGGAATCCGGTCCAGCACGCGCCGCCGCCGACCGATACCAGAGTGACCCCGGACCTGTGGAGCACGCTCGTGAACCGCAAGAGAATACTCGTCGTGGATGATCAGGAGAGCATGAGGGATGTCCTCACCGATCTTCTGGACCTCATGGGATACGACGCGCACGCAGTGCCCGGAGGCGACGAAGCGCTCGACAGCCTGGGCGACTGGAGTGTGGATCTTGTGATCTCCGACCTCAACATGCCCGGCATGGACGGTCTGGAGCTGATGCAGCGACTCCATCAGGAACACCCCGGTCTCCCCGTGGTGATTGTTACCGGATACGGCACCTTCACCACGGAGAGGCGTATTCTTGCCGACGGCGCAGCGGGGTACATCCCCAAGCCCTGCACCCTTACGCGCGTCCGTGACACCGTCCGTGAGGCCCTCCAAGTCTAGGCGACCCTCCGCCGGGGCACACTCCGTGGTATGCTCCGTCGTCCCGCGCACGGATTGGCCCTGCCGGGAAGGGGAGCGAACATGTCCGCCTGGACTACCGAGGCCTTCGACAAGTGGTATTTGCGCGTTTATCCGCACCGGAACGAGGCCGAAGCCTCCGCGCTGGTGGCCACACTGAATGCCGAAGCGCCCCTGGCCGGGAAGCGCATTCTCGACGCAGGGTGCGGCGCGGGAAGGCACCTTGGTGCGTTTTCGGCCTGTGGTGCGGTCCCCGTCGGGCTGGATCTTTCCCCCGCGCTTCTGGAAGAGGCCGAGCACACTCGAGCCGCCTGCGCCGGGGACTGGAAGCTCGTGCAGGGGGACCTGCGCAGCCTTCCGTTTCCGGCATCGTCCTTCGACGGTGTGGTGAGCCTCTTCACGACTTTCGGGTATCTCTCCGAAGGAGAGGATCGACTTGCGCTAAGCGAGGCGGCTCGCGTGCTTCGTCCAGGCGGGTTCCACCTGCTGGACTTCCTGAATGCGGACCGCGTGCGCGCAGCGCTGGTCGCGGATGGAGAACGAGCGGAGTCGGGGATCCGAATCCGGGAAAGGCGGCGACTGATCGAAGACGCGCGTCGTGTCGCGAAGCGCGTCACCATTCACGATGCCGAAGATCCGCATGGCGCACCTCTTGCCGACTATGAGGAGCGCGTAACGCTCTATGCACCCGAAGAACTGTGCGAGATGCTTCGGGAAGCCGGTTTTCGCATCGCGAAGCAATGGGGCGAGTACGATGGCGCCCCGTTTGATGCGGCGGCGAGTTCGCGCTGCATTGTGCTGGCGTTCAGGGAGGATGCGCTGTGAGCGTCGTACCCGATCGGGCTTGCGGCACACGGGCGGTTCCGCTGGGCGATGCGTCCTTCGCCACGGACTGGGCGCGGGCGAATCCCGCGGCGCTGCGGTTTCTCCCGCGCCATGCGTCCTCGGAACACGCGTGGGAAGTGCGCGTGGAGGAAGCCGCACGCATCTCCCCCTCACGAGAGGTATGGGAGGCGGCGGGCGCAGTGGGGGAGCGGCTCGGCGCGGGGCAGGCCTCGCGGCGCGGGGTGGACCTTCTG
This is a stretch of genomic DNA from Gemmatimonadota bacterium. It encodes these proteins:
- a CDS encoding multiheme c-type cytochrome, with the translated sequence MRAAGENVFLCAAGDFTEYKSARRASMDDTRGKAASICRVLGMLGYDAIGLGEKDLAFGTAFLEKHAAEEGLPLTSANARDATTNEPLFSPFIIAERNGVRVGFLSVTAPERHIVSQVEDVLVAEGITIADPTVSAEEYLPQLRATTDVVVLLAHTGIETATFLAEDLDVDVVVVGHFPAIEEQPRDLDGTLVVMAGGKSDHFGKLEITLDEDRSMKSWHGEAVRLLATGPEDPEIAAIAKAADEKEKAQKRDRQLQSQRKRELELARADKEKIHDRGGIFGAESCKSCHQDIYDSWMETPHAAAFATLAEADAWDRPECVGCHITGPERTRVVEDPNVAPEVWNVQCEACHGSGLEHTRDGSYVTAGEALCVECHDPDNSPDFDYATYASYGVH
- the pyk gene encoding pyruvate kinase — encoded protein: MRRTRIVATLGPSSESPEVVAALLAAGVDVFRLNYSHGTHADHGRVLEVVRRAAVDAGRDVAVLQDLGGPKIRTGEVSGGGTIRWETGARITLAEGAVPLSPGVLSTNLAHLGGQLQVGHRVLLSDGRVALRVTAANGPPEMEVVLGGETRSRAGVNLPDTELGVPSFTDKDRGDLGHGLAGGVELVALSFVRAASDLDAPREVAEEAGKDLFLVAKIEKPEAVDRLDGILDAADAVMVARGDLGVEMPPEEVPFLQKRIIAAANARRMPVITATQMLESMMDRPVPTRAEASDVANAILDGTDAVMLSGETAVGAFPVEAVRVMDRIARRADLFVRAPVDARNPSGDDPMLPVALAAGRIAEEVDACALVVFTESGRTARFVSSHRPSVPVIALTPKRSSALGLALSWGVRAVEMPFVDSMEEMLTDGEQLLIDSGFVRQGDRVVVVSGSRSGRPGGTHLLKVMTVGEMDDSGTDRS
- a CDS encoding C25 family cysteine peptidase; the protein is MIRKSSALFAAFLPVLIAALLPADALASSLHARVRFDPSDLSVQEAPHGSRADLSGAIEVGGEDAPVLPMAVRVFYVPEGQEVTGVTVTPGAEVLLEGVSLRAPIASAAEESGRTVHRAFPAGARGDGGGMVPERAGVSLGGGNMAGHRLHTVALFPVRWSPADGSVRFTRTFDVELQLRPSGTLPGLARSRPLGGVAGRSMAAGLSGMVANPADLPVSVLLPESSPHPTGLSGRGLPGSIGSFVEMVIVTTDSLAPSFQELADWKTAKGVPAVVRTVEWIEANYPGGHDLPERIRLFLRDAHSRWGTGLALLGGDYALVPPRAAFNRFYYGGSEIPTDQYYACLDGDWNGDGDEYYGEGEYNSDPGDSVDLFPDIFVGRAPVQSVAEVNNFVAKSRLYATGPPAGYVEDHTVFGEVLFPSDWEYGDSQSIITLDGKALAQAMDSHVAPSWARTKLYQSDGGLNRDLALAQLSRGPHMLTIMGHGDAFKFSVGDSPNPLIYVADTDSLTNWPHLTMVMATACNPNQFDLECQGESLMNNPTGGAVCVVGPTRVDFPVSSSAFHEGMYRLMFDHGVTGLGAANQMHRIPYAAISVSDATSDRWTLLTKILMGDPELSLWTREPQDLVVTHAGAVTHGLTSLTVSVADTTGTPLADALVCVSGPGGTYGRAVTDVSGQAALDLSAGDTDSLSVVVTLPEYLPYVGSTLITPAAGALLALSSHETDDDSTGGSSGNGDGTIDAGETVELDLLLANDGGANASAVSVAASVEAGSSATFDLFVNGIRNPAAVFIGPDRVNPPAVPFTIDFAAPFAPTEGKPSFVFTAHATAGDVGVFLWQDDSGWHLEWGTGMSSMTVAGMMQTDGRFRSVAPTKLEDGADGITLNPTSTQVNFAGTVDSDDLADAFDFSMADSTMLSVVSASASVGTVAAGGTGSGTVSVGVSGAARAGQVAYVDLEISSASGGPWSASIPVVFAGPALSAFVIAVDDSSGAPVSGDGDGIVEVGETVRLTTRVANRGNGAADGVTGVVSAATGIAFVDSTDSFGAIAAGEEASGVGGFLFTVTDPSGVSVDLSITDSVGRAWDKTVEFVAPSAPTDLSFTSTESVITLTWEASADADLAGYNLYRSPTSGSGFDRVHFDLLRTGTRFVDAGLSLSSAFYYRVAAVDSSGNESAASDELFTWTTQRQLPGWPQNAGSNVFASILSGDSDGDGDGEVFVGSQNFSLHAWNSDGTVISGFPVSTSNQIWGTPAMADLDGDNDQEILWGSMDTRVYLVHHDGSPVFGSSALFVDLPLAGEMVRSTPCFADVDLDSELEFIVGTGIGTLYGFNHDGTTMGDSTGLIYTASPGNSSARIWGPMPVVDLEDDGSMEIVFASWNNKVYAIDSDGNLKPGFPRSGTSDFRSGAVVADLDVDGTMEILAGSIDRNLYVFDHDGGDYLPGGSFHLFPGDLRSVPAIGQLDADPELEIVVSCMDGHLYAYNHDGTGLLNPNGLFASIDSASAISASPILVDVDGDLDFEVFVGHRNGSFYGFHHDGTGLVGMPVPTASSIYATASASDLDGDGDIEVVFASYDQTVNVLDFDGPSVPEAYEWATYAGNSRRTGVYGDSDLSETGVGVGMSASPAFALSAAVPNPFHRATTIRFALPENGPATLRVFNVSGQLVKTLVTAPMERGDHSVRWDGRDATGLRLSSGVYFYRLDSAGLTKTRKTLLLR
- a CDS encoding response regulator codes for the protein MTPDLWSTLVNRKRILVVDDQESMRDVLTDLLDLMGYDAHAVPGGDEALDSLGDWSVDLVISDLNMPGMDGLELMQRLHQEHPGLPVVIVTGYGTFTTERRILADGAAGYIPKPCTLTRVRDTVREALQV
- a CDS encoding class I SAM-dependent methyltransferase — encoded protein: MSAWTTEAFDKWYLRVYPHRNEAEASALVATLNAEAPLAGKRILDAGCGAGRHLGAFSACGAVPVGLDLSPALLEEAEHTRAACAGDWKLVQGDLRSLPFPASSFDGVVSLFTTFGYLSEGEDRLALSEAARVLRPGGFHLLDFLNADRVRAALVADGERAESGIRIRERRRLIEDARRVAKRVTIHDAEDPHGAPLADYEERVTLYAPEELCEMLREAGFRIAKQWGEYDGAPFDAAASSRCIVLAFREDAL